From Pseudomonas sp. FP2335, the proteins below share one genomic window:
- a CDS encoding oxaloacetate decarboxylase, with the protein MDAQALRAETFKALHARDRAFVMPNPWDAGSAVMLASLGFEALATTSAGYAFSLGRPDAEGALSLDDTLVNATLIAQATPLPVAADLENGFSDTPEGCAQTILRAAATGIVGGSIEDATGIAAEPIYAFDLSVARVEAAVAAARSLPFAFTLTARAENLLHGRLDLPDTIRRLQAYAEAGADVLYAPALRSAEEVLAVVKAVAPKPVNVLMSGGLNLSVAQLSAMGVRRISVGSAMALAAYGEFYRAAQEVYELGTFTFTERKMPFNQANEFFKR; encoded by the coding sequence ATGGATGCCCAAGCCCTTCGCGCCGAAACCTTCAAGGCCTTGCACGCGCGTGATCGTGCCTTCGTGATGCCCAACCCATGGGATGCGGGCTCCGCCGTGATGCTCGCCAGCCTGGGCTTTGAAGCCCTGGCCACCACCAGCGCAGGCTATGCGTTCAGCCTCGGACGGCCGGATGCGGAAGGGGCGTTGTCCCTGGACGACACATTGGTCAATGCCACGCTGATTGCCCAAGCCACCCCATTGCCAGTGGCCGCCGACCTCGAAAACGGCTTCAGCGACACCCCTGAAGGCTGCGCCCAGACCATCCTGCGTGCGGCGGCCACGGGCATTGTCGGCGGCTCCATCGAAGACGCCACCGGCATCGCCGCTGAGCCGATCTATGCCTTTGACCTGTCTGTGGCGCGTGTAGAAGCCGCCGTTGCCGCCGCGCGCAGCCTGCCATTCGCCTTCACCCTGACCGCCCGTGCGGAAAACCTCCTGCATGGTCGTCTGGATTTGCCTGACACCATCCGCCGGCTGCAAGCCTACGCCGAAGCCGGTGCCGACGTGCTCTACGCGCCAGCTCTGCGCAGTGCCGAGGAAGTATTGGCGGTAGTCAAGGCGGTGGCGCCCAAGCCGGTCAACGTGTTGATGTCCGGCGGCTTGAACCTCAGCGTGGCGCAGTTGAGTGCGATGGGCGTGCGACGGATCAGCGTCGGCTCAGCCATGGCGCTGGCAGCCTATGGCGAGTTTTATCGCGCAGCGCAGGAGGTGTATGAGTTGGGGACGTTTACCTTCACTGAACGCAAGATGCCGTTCAACCAGGCCAACGAGTTTTTCAAGCGCTGA
- a CDS encoding energy transducer TonB — protein sequence MSDILPLTIGVLPTHNHYGLRNTQALAGVSHVWQDFFARALAEQLGDTPGALAAQAPAPLDPEVEPSAGADLLSQILTQRECDVKDTEIAPPEPLFLPIAEFETELLPPAATPLPEEEIVAQQRQQNFESGWVRPIVLSAGQPLPEPGPAPEPRPLHLPIAEFELDLLPPAATPYPTEELLAQQKALDFDYHWARPLITQNLRLAA from the coding sequence ATGTCAGACATTCTTCCCCTAACCATCGGTGTACTGCCGACCCACAACCACTACGGCCTGCGCAATACCCAAGCGCTGGCCGGGGTGAGTCATGTGTGGCAGGACTTCTTTGCCCGGGCGTTGGCCGAGCAGCTCGGCGACACGCCGGGCGCGCTCGCCGCCCAGGCGCCTGCACCGCTGGACCCGGAAGTTGAACCCAGTGCCGGCGCCGACCTGCTGTCGCAGATCCTCACCCAGCGTGAATGCGACGTGAAAGACACCGAAATCGCCCCGCCTGAGCCGTTGTTCCTGCCGATTGCCGAGTTCGAGACCGAACTGCTGCCACCGGCTGCGACACCATTGCCCGAAGAAGAAATCGTCGCCCAACAGCGCCAGCAAAACTTCGAAAGCGGCTGGGTTCGCCCAATCGTGCTGAGCGCCGGCCAACCGCTGCCGGAACCCGGCCCGGCGCCCGAGCCCCGCCCGCTGCACCTGCCGATTGCCGAGTTCGAACTGGACCTGCTGCCACCGGCCGCCACGCCGTACCCGACCGAAGAACTGCTGGCGCAACAAAAGGCCCTGGACTTCGATTACCACTGGGCTCGCCCGCTGATCACTCAGAACCTGCGCCTGGCCGCCTGA
- a CDS encoding class I SAM-dependent methyltransferase, with amino-acid sequence MSEQPAASRIRVEALAEGFQALAEQWATRLGLPLQQADADFSLQVGEQGLQLQQLGPDAPGPVRVDFVEGGAAHRRLYGGGSGQMIAKAVGIAQGVRPRVLDATAGLGKDAFVLASLGCEMSLIERQPLIGALLEDGLARGADDFEVAPIVARMQLLKGNSIEVMRNWEGEPPQVIYLDPMFPHREKTALVKKEMRLFRPLVGDDPDAPALLAAALALASHRVVVKRPRKAPCIEGPKPSHALDGKSSRYDIYPKKALKG; translated from the coding sequence ATGAGCGAACAACCAGCGGCCAGCCGCATCAGGGTCGAGGCCTTGGCCGAAGGTTTTCAGGCCCTTGCCGAGCAATGGGCGACGCGGCTTGGCCTGCCTTTGCAGCAGGCGGATGCGGATTTTTCCCTGCAAGTCGGTGAACAGGGCCTACAGCTGCAACAGCTCGGGCCGGATGCACCGGGGCCGGTGCGCGTGGATTTTGTCGAAGGTGGCGCGGCGCACCGGCGTTTGTATGGCGGTGGCAGCGGGCAGATGATTGCCAAGGCCGTGGGCATCGCCCAAGGCGTGCGCCCACGGGTGCTAGACGCTACCGCGGGCCTGGGCAAGGACGCGTTTGTACTCGCGAGCCTGGGCTGCGAAATGAGCCTGATCGAGCGCCAGCCGTTGATCGGCGCCTTGCTTGAAGACGGCCTGGCGCGCGGCGCGGATGATTTTGAGGTGGCACCGATTGTGGCGCGCATGCAGCTGCTCAAGGGCAACTCCATCGAGGTGATGCGTAATTGGGAGGGCGAGCCGCCCCAGGTGATCTATCTCGACCCGATGTTCCCGCATCGTGAGAAAACTGCCCTGGTGAAGAAGGAAATGCGCCTGTTCCGGCCGTTGGTGGGGGATGATCCGGATGCCCCGGCATTGCTCGCAGCGGCACTGGCGTTGGCCAGCCATAGGGTGGTGGTGAAACGGCCGCGCAAGGCACCGTGTATCGAGGGGCCCAAGCCGAGCCATGCGTTGGATGGCAAGTCCAGCCGGTATGACATCTACCCGAAGAAGGCGCTCAAGGGCTGA
- a CDS encoding TetR/AcrR family transcriptional regulator encodes MSDNPANTNSPGRPKDMAKRQAILEAAKILFLSNGYASTSMDAVALEAGVSKLTVYSHFTDKETLFTAAVVATCEEQLPVMYFELPADMPVETVLLNIARGFHRLINSKESVNLHRLMMTTGNQDVKLSQIFFEAGPMRMLQGMERLLGKIDQSGALSIDKPFTAAEHFFCLLKGTANFCLLYGCGGPLSEEAAEEHVREVVGLFMRAYRA; translated from the coding sequence ATGTCCGACAATCCTGCCAACACCAATAGCCCCGGGCGTCCCAAGGACATGGCAAAACGCCAGGCTATCCTCGAAGCAGCGAAAATCCTGTTTTTGAGCAATGGTTACGCCAGTACCAGCATGGATGCTGTCGCCCTTGAGGCCGGCGTGTCGAAACTGACCGTCTACAGCCACTTCACCGACAAAGAGACCTTATTCACCGCCGCCGTGGTCGCCACGTGCGAGGAACAATTGCCGGTGATGTACTTCGAGTTGCCCGCCGACATGCCTGTGGAAACCGTGCTGTTGAACATTGCGCGGGGCTTCCATCGGCTGATCAACAGCAAGGAATCGGTGAACCTGCATCGCCTGATGATGACCACGGGCAACCAGGACGTAAAACTCTCACAGATCTTCTTCGAGGCGGGGCCGATGCGCATGCTGCAAGGCATGGAGCGCTTGTTGGGCAAGATCGACCAAAGTGGCGCGCTGAGCATCGACAAACCGTTTACGGCGGCCGAGCACTTCTTCTGCCTGCTCAAGGGCACGGCGAATTTCTGCTTGTTGTATGGCTGTGGCGGGCCGTTGAGTGAGGAGGCGGCCGAGGAGCATGTGCGGGAGGTGGTGGGGTTGTTTATGCGGGCTTATCGGGCTTGA
- a CDS encoding efflux RND transporter periplasmic adaptor subunit yields MRSTFLPLALPASLAFLLAACGHEEAAQTVIRPAMVVQPQPSAQASDSYPGEVRARYEPDLAFRIGGKVSKRLVEEGERVKANQPLAELDPQDVRLQLEATRAQVAAAEANLSLVRAERDRYKTLMDRQMVSRSQYDNSENLYRSGEARLKQIKAEFDVSSNQAGYATLRAPQDGVVAKRAVEVGQVVSAGQTVFTLATDGEREVLISLPEQGFARFKIGQPVSVELWSQPDQRFAGRIRELSPAADPKSRTFAARVAFTGGKVPAELGQSARVFIQADGVIPLSVPLSALSAENGASYVWRVQADNTLKRTPVRIGAFGEKSVPVLEGLSPTDWVIAAGVHVLHEGQQVRPVDRSNRIVNLAAKE; encoded by the coding sequence ATGCGCAGCACTTTCCTGCCCCTTGCGTTGCCTGCCAGCTTGGCGTTCCTCTTGGCCGCTTGCGGCCATGAAGAAGCGGCCCAGACCGTTATCCGCCCGGCCATGGTGGTGCAGCCGCAGCCTTCGGCGCAGGCGAGTGACAGCTACCCCGGTGAAGTCCGTGCGCGCTATGAGCCGGACCTGGCCTTTCGCATCGGCGGCAAAGTCAGCAAGCGCCTGGTCGAGGAGGGCGAGCGGGTCAAGGCCAATCAGCCGCTGGCCGAGCTGGACCCTCAGGATGTGCGCCTGCAACTGGAAGCCACCCGCGCCCAGGTCGCCGCCGCCGAGGCCAACCTGAGCCTGGTGCGCGCCGAGCGTGATCGCTACAAGACCCTGATGGACCGTCAGATGGTCAGCCGTTCCCAGTACGACAATTCTGAAAACCTCTACCGATCCGGCGAAGCACGTCTCAAACAGATCAAGGCCGAGTTCGACGTGTCGAGCAACCAGGCCGGTTACGCCACGTTGCGCGCGCCCCAGGACGGTGTGGTCGCCAAGCGCGCCGTGGAAGTGGGCCAGGTGGTATCCGCCGGCCAGACCGTATTCACCCTGGCCACCGATGGCGAGCGTGAGGTGTTGATCAGCCTGCCCGAGCAAGGCTTCGCCCGGTTCAAGATCGGCCAGCCGGTGTCCGTCGAATTGTGGAGCCAGCCGGATCAGCGTTTCGCCGGGCGTATCCGTGAACTGTCGCCAGCAGCCGACCCGAAATCGCGCACCTTTGCCGCGCGTGTGGCATTTACCGGCGGCAAAGTCCCTGCCGAACTGGGCCAGAGTGCGCGGGTTTTCATACAGGCTGACGGTGTGATTCCGCTGTCGGTGCCGTTGTCTGCCCTCAGTGCGGAGAACGGTGCGTCCTACGTGTGGCGTGTACAGGCAGACAACACGCTTAAACGCACCCCGGTGCGCATCGGTGCGTTCGGCGAAAAATCCGTGCCGGTGCTGGAAGGCTTGAGTCCCACTGATTGGGTGATCGCCGCCGGCGTGCATGTGCTCCATGAGGGCCAGCAAGTGCGCCCGGTGGATCGCTCCAACCGGATAGTGAATCTGGCGGCCAAGGAGTAG
- a CDS encoding efflux RND transporter permease subunit, whose protein sequence is MGFNLSEWALRNRQIVLFLMILLAVVGTLSYTKLGQSEDPPFTFKAMVIKTNWPGATAQEVSRQVTERIEKKLMETGDYERIVSFSRPGESQVTFMARDSMHSAQIPELWYQVRKKISDIRQTLPPDIQGPFFNDEFGTTFGNIYALTGDGFDYAVLKDYADRIQIQLQRVPDVGKVELLGLQDEKIWIELSNLKLATLGLPLAAVQQALQEQNAVSTAGFFETPTERVQLRVSGNFKTVEEIRNFPIRVGDRTFRIGDVADIHRGFNDPPAPRMRYMGADAIGLAVAMRDGGDILVLGKALEGEFARLQKNLPAGMELRKVSDQPAAVKTSVGEFVQVLAEALAIVLLVSFFSLGVRTGMVVALAIPLVLAMTFASMYYLGIGLHKISLGALVLALGLLVDDAIIAVEMMAIKMEQGYDRLKAASFAWTSTAFPMLTGTLITAAGFLPIATAQSSTGEYTRSIFQVVTIALLASWVAAVVFVPYLGEKLLPDLAKIHAAKHGADGPDPYGTPFYQRVRRLVEWCVRRRKTVIVLTLLLFIGSVALFRFVPQQFFPASGRLELMVDLKLAEGTSLSNTAEQVKRLEALLKDHVGIDNYVAYIGTGSPRFYLPLDQQLPAASFAQFVVLAKTIEERESLRTWLIETLNEQFPELRSRVTRLENGPPVGYPVQFRVTGEHIEEVRALARKVAAKVRENTHVANVHLDWEEPSKIVYLNIDQDRARALGVSTANLSKFLQSSLTGSSVSQYREDNELIEILLRGTVHERTELSLLPSLAVPTDNRKSVALSQIATLEYGFEEGIIWHRNRLPTVTIRADIYGKEQPATLVQQIQPTLEGVRAELPDGYLLEVGGTVEDSARGQNSVKAGVPLFIVVVLTLLMLQLRSFSRTAMVFLTAPLGLIGVTLFLLVFRQPFGFVAMLGTIALSGMIMRNSVILVDQIEQDIKAGLAPWQAIIEATVRRFRPIVLTALAAVLAMIPLSRSVFFGPMAVAIMGGLIVATALTLLFLPALYAAWFRVRKDVA, encoded by the coding sequence ATGGGTTTCAATCTTTCCGAATGGGCGTTGCGTAATCGCCAGATCGTACTGTTCCTGATGATCCTGCTGGCAGTGGTCGGCACCTTGTCCTACACCAAGCTGGGGCAAAGCGAAGACCCGCCGTTCACCTTCAAGGCCATGGTGATCAAGACCAACTGGCCCGGCGCTACGGCTCAGGAGGTTTCGCGCCAGGTCACCGAGCGCATCGAGAAAAAACTGATGGAGACCGGCGACTACGAGCGCATTGTCTCCTTCTCGCGTCCCGGCGAATCCCAAGTCACCTTTATGGCCCGCGACTCCATGCACTCGGCGCAGATCCCCGAGCTGTGGTATCAGGTGCGCAAAAAGATCAGCGACATCCGCCAGACCTTGCCGCCGGACATCCAGGGGCCGTTTTTCAACGATGAGTTCGGCACCACCTTCGGCAACATCTACGCCCTGACCGGCGATGGTTTTGACTACGCCGTGCTCAAGGACTACGCCGACCGTATCCAGATTCAACTGCAACGCGTGCCGGATGTGGGCAAGGTCGAGTTGCTTGGCCTACAGGACGAGAAGATCTGGATCGAGTTGTCCAACCTCAAGCTGGCGACCCTCGGCCTGCCGTTGGCGGCGGTACAGCAGGCGTTGCAAGAACAGAACGCGGTCTCTACCGCCGGCTTCTTCGAAACCCCGACCGAACGCGTGCAACTGCGGGTGTCGGGTAATTTCAAGACGGTGGAAGAGATCCGCAACTTCCCGATTCGTGTGGGTGACCGCACCTTCCGTATCGGCGATGTCGCCGACATCCACCGGGGCTTCAACGATCCTCCGGCACCGCGCATGCGCTATATGGGCGCGGACGCCATCGGCCTGGCCGTGGCCATGCGCGACGGCGGCGACATCCTGGTGCTGGGCAAGGCGCTTGAAGGCGAATTCGCACGCCTGCAGAAGAACCTTCCGGCAGGCATGGAGCTGCGCAAGGTGTCGGATCAACCGGCTGCGGTGAAAACCAGTGTCGGCGAATTCGTCCAGGTCCTGGCCGAGGCACTGGCCATCGTGTTGCTGGTCAGCTTCTTCTCCCTCGGTGTACGCACCGGCATGGTGGTCGCCCTGGCAATTCCGCTGGTGCTGGCGATGACCTTTGCCAGTATGTATTACCTCGGGATCGGCCTGCACAAGATCTCCCTCGGCGCATTGGTATTGGCCCTGGGCCTGCTGGTGGATGATGCGATCATCGCCGTGGAAATGATGGCGATCAAAATGGAGCAGGGCTATGACCGGCTCAAGGCCGCGAGTTTCGCCTGGACCAGCACTGCGTTCCCGATGCTCACCGGTACCTTGATCACCGCCGCGGGTTTTCTGCCGATTGCCACAGCGCAGTCGAGCACTGGTGAATACACCCGCTCGATTTTCCAGGTGGTGACCATCGCCTTGCTGGCCTCTTGGGTCGCGGCCGTGGTGTTTGTGCCGTACCTGGGGGAAAAACTCCTGCCGGACCTGGCGAAGATTCATGCGGCCAAACATGGCGCCGACGGTCCTGATCCCTACGGAACCCCCTTCTACCAGCGTGTAAGACGTTTGGTGGAGTGGTGCGTGCGCCGGCGTAAAACCGTGATCGTACTGACCCTGCTGCTGTTTATCGGCTCGGTGGCGCTGTTCCGTTTTGTGCCGCAACAGTTCTTCCCGGCCTCAGGTCGCCTGGAGCTGATGGTCGACCTGAAGCTGGCCGAAGGCACCTCCCTGAGCAACACCGCCGAGCAGGTCAAACGTCTGGAAGCGCTGCTCAAGGATCACGTCGGTATCGACAACTACGTGGCTTACATAGGCACCGGTTCGCCGCGTTTCTACCTGCCCCTGGACCAGCAGTTGCCGGCCGCCAGTTTCGCCCAGTTTGTGGTGTTGGCCAAAACCATCGAGGAACGTGAAAGCCTGCGCACCTGGCTGATCGAAACCCTCAACGAACAATTCCCCGAGCTGCGCTCGCGGGTCACGCGCCTGGAAAACGGCCCGCCTGTAGGCTACCCGGTGCAGTTCCGCGTGACTGGCGAACACATAGAAGAAGTCCGCGCCCTGGCGCGGAAAGTGGCGGCCAAGGTTCGCGAAAATACCCACGTGGCCAACGTGCACCTGGATTGGGAAGAGCCGAGCAAGATCGTCTACCTCAATATCGACCAGGACCGCGCCCGCGCCCTCGGTGTGAGCACCGCCAATCTGTCGAAATTCCTACAGAGTTCGCTGACAGGTTCCAGCGTCAGCCAATACCGGGAGGACAACGAGTTGATCGAAATCCTCCTGCGCGGCACCGTCCACGAGCGCACCGAGTTGTCGCTGCTGCCAAGCCTCGCCGTGCCGACCGACAACCGTAAAAGTGTGGCGCTGTCGCAAATCGCCACCCTCGAATACGGCTTCGAAGAGGGCATCATCTGGCACCGCAATCGTCTGCCGACGGTGACGATCCGCGCCGACATCTATGGCAAGGAGCAACCGGCGACCCTGGTCCAGCAGATCCAGCCGACCCTTGAAGGCGTGCGCGCCGAACTGCCGGATGGCTACTTGCTGGAAGTCGGCGGTACCGTCGAGGATTCTGCCCGTGGGCAAAACTCGGTCAAAGCCGGCGTACCGCTGTTTATCGTGGTGGTGCTGACCTTGCTGATGCTGCAACTGCGCAGCTTCTCACGTACGGCGATGGTGTTTCTGACGGCGCCGCTGGGCCTGATCGGCGTGACACTATTCCTGTTGGTGTTCCGCCAGCCCTTCGGCTTTGTGGCCATGCTTGGCACCATCGCGCTGTCGGGCATGATCATGCGCAACTCGGTGATCCTGGTGGATCAGATCGAGCAGGACATCAAGGCCGGGTTGGCGCCATGGCAGGCCATTATCGAAGCTACCGTCCGACGCTTCCGTCCGATTGTTCTCACCGCCCTCGCGGCGGTGCTGGCGATGATCCCGCTGTCGCGCAGCGTGTTCTTCGGGCCGATGGCAGTGGCGATCATGGGTGGGTTGATTGTGGCGACGGCGTTGACCCTATTGTTCCTGCCGGCCCTGTATGCTGCGTGGTTCCGAGTGAGGAAGGACGTCGCGTAA
- a CDS encoding LysE family translocator, with product MLATVSALMLLLLAPGPTNTLLFRAGLLFGWRASWQLAFVECLAYLLQVSLWGVALLYLAAYSPWALKATQLAAACYLLYVSYKLWQRKNSAADPSRDRFSGLYFFWLTVMNPKGLLIVSFIAPVGAFATLPGYAGFMLTLVLVVIPVGSAWIVLGSRFEGIQKAWLTPLKINRATSIAIGCFATLMVGRLAESVLH from the coding sequence ATGTTGGCCACTGTTTCAGCCCTGATGTTGTTATTGCTTGCCCCTGGCCCGACCAACACCCTGCTGTTTCGCGCAGGGCTGTTGTTCGGCTGGCGGGCCTCGTGGCAACTGGCATTTGTCGAGTGCCTGGCCTACCTGCTGCAGGTTTCGCTGTGGGGTGTGGCCTTGCTGTATCTGGCGGCGTATTCGCCATGGGCGTTGAAGGCCACGCAACTGGCGGCGGCGTGTTACCTGCTGTATGTCTCGTACAAACTCTGGCAACGCAAGAACAGCGCGGCCGACCCGAGCCGCGACCGTTTCTCCGGGCTGTATTTCTTCTGGCTGACGGTGATGAATCCCAAAGGCCTGTTGATCGTGTCGTTCATCGCGCCGGTCGGCGCCTTTGCCACGTTGCCAGGCTATGCCGGGTTCATGCTCACCCTGGTGTTGGTGGTGATCCCGGTAGGGTCGGCGTGGATTGTGCTGGGCAGTCGCTTCGAAGGGATTCAAAAGGCCTGGCTGACGCCGTTGAAGATCAACCGCGCCACCTCGATCGCGATTGGCTGCTTTGCCACGTTGATGGTGGGGCGGTTGGCGGAATCGGTCCTGCATTAG
- a CDS encoding DUF4197 domain-containing protein — protein MLRNSLRFTALCAGLLLGANAMALDLSSLSQGDASGGLKDALTQGAQIAVKQLGVPGGFSNNPQVKIGLPGKLGKVADKLKMFGMGDQVTQLETSMNKAAESAVTQAQPILVNAVKNMSVTDAKGILSGGQDSATQYLNKSSREQIRAKFLPIVKAATDKVGVAQQYNALAGKAAAFGAVDAKSANVENYVTEQALDGLFKMIAQQEETIRKNPAAAATSLAKKVFGAL, from the coding sequence ATGCTCCGCAACTCCCTTCGCTTTACTGCCCTGTGTGCCGGCCTGCTGCTCGGCGCCAACGCCATGGCCCTGGACCTCAGCAGCCTGTCCCAGGGCGACGCCAGCGGCGGCCTGAAGGACGCCCTGACCCAAGGCGCACAGATCGCCGTGAAACAACTGGGTGTACCGGGAGGTTTCAGTAACAATCCGCAAGTGAAGATCGGTTTGCCGGGCAAGTTGGGCAAAGTGGCCGACAAGCTGAAGATGTTCGGCATGGGTGACCAGGTCACGCAGTTGGAAACCAGCATGAACAAAGCTGCGGAGTCCGCCGTGACCCAGGCCCAGCCGATCCTGGTAAATGCCGTGAAAAACATGAGCGTGACCGACGCCAAGGGCATCCTCAGCGGCGGCCAGGACTCGGCCACCCAATACCTGAACAAAAGCAGCCGCGAGCAGATCCGCGCCAAGTTCCTGCCCATCGTGAAAGCGGCGACCGACAAGGTCGGCGTGGCCCAGCAGTACAACGCCCTGGCCGGCAAGGCTGCGGCGTTTGGCGCAGTGGACGCCAAAAGCGCCAACGTCGAAAACTACGTGACCGAGCAGGCGCTGGATGGCTTGTTCAAGATGATCGCGCAACAGGAAGAAACCATTCGCAAGAACCCGGCGGCCGCGGCCACCAGCCTGGCGAAGAAGGTGTTCGGCGCGCTGTAA
- a CDS encoding YbaY family lipoprotein, producing MKKIILLGLTALLGACQSMTPAPKASLDGEVFYLQRIALPPTAILSVSLQDVSLADAPAVTLAEQKGPVKGQVPLAFHLSYDPAQVKPGHSYSVSARIEVDGKLMFITTERHSVQLNGQDPQPLRLRVDAAAH from the coding sequence ATGAAAAAGATCATCCTCCTCGGCCTCACCGCCCTGCTCGGAGCCTGCCAATCCATGACGCCCGCCCCCAAGGCCAGCCTCGATGGCGAAGTGTTCTACCTGCAACGCATCGCCCTGCCGCCCACCGCCATCTTGAGTGTCAGCCTGCAAGACGTGTCCCTGGCCGACGCGCCAGCCGTGACGCTGGCGGAGCAGAAAGGCCCGGTCAAAGGTCAGGTGCCCCTGGCGTTTCACCTGAGCTACGACCCAGCACAGGTCAAGCCTGGCCACAGTTATTCGGTCAGCGCTCGCATCGAAGTGGATGGCAAGCTAATGTTTATCACCACCGAACGGCACTCTGTGCAGCTCAACGGCCAGGACCCGCAACCCCTGCGCTTGCGCGTTGACGCCGCGGCCCACTGA